A window of Phragmites australis chromosome 15, lpPhrAust1.1, whole genome shotgun sequence genomic DNA:
ATCCACATTCTCATTCACTAGTCCATCAACTTGAGCATCTGCATAGGCtagaaatagttttagaaaatacatGGATAAGAGAACTTCGTGAAATACCTATGATTTAGGATTTAGATGTGCGTATATTGACCATGTTTTCTTACTATATCCCTCTGCTAAATTAGAGTCTTACgcaaagttatttttcttttttcccctcaCGTTCATGATATTCATTAATATGTGTGGCCATTcatgatataatatttttttattttgtctcCGGACTCCACAACATAATTAAGAGGGAGAACCTAAATTAATGTTTAGGTGAAAAGCATATGGAATGTGGCAAAGTATCAGCACTTAGGGTTAATTTTGTTATAATAATGGTACATATGGGCAATTTAGAAGCATGTATTTGTTTTTATTAGTTTTTTATAATGGAATCTATAAGTAATTTAGAAGCAGATATTGGGGGTACTTCAtgttatttttttcataatagcATAGGTGGATAATTTCGAAGTATGTATTGAGGGTATTTTAGGTTAGTTTTTTTTACAATGGCAAATATGGATAATTTAGAAACATATCAGATCCAATGGTGGTtgttgttaataatgattggggtCCATCAAATCGATGGTTAGATGTTTTGAATATTTGTAAGAATTTTTAGGATTTCTCCAGTTAGTAATAGTAAGGTAAGATGCGTTGGGATTAACTACTACAGTGTATTAGATGGATCCATCTCCACATTATGTATAAACCCTTTTTCTTTTGGAGATCAACATGATATATGAAACTGTGAAGTCATATGCATACACTCTCTCAACAGAAAAGAACAAGCAAAAAGAATAAGAGCATCAGAAGCCGCTGCAAGGACCAGATAAGATGACTGGAATACAAACAAATGGATGCATGTATGCTTGCAGCCTGCAAGGCCAACACATGTCATATGGttacacgcatgcatgcatgcttgcttgcttgctacTCAACATGGTCTTCATGACATGCATGGGACCAAAGGAAAAGCTCTAGCTAGCTGCCTGGTTAGCTAGCAGGAACATCACCAAAATGTCACATCAtcaaaatgcatgcatgcatacatgatCGATCCTTACAACTACACATATACTCCGTATATACACACAACGTAGTACGGATAGGGCGATGCTGAAACTTTTCTGCTCCTAGCTAGTACGAGCTAGCATGCTTAGGTACGTACGTACTGCAATGCATCTTAATTTCTTCGTCTAGCTTGAGCAATGAGCATGCGTGCATTGCAGGGAGCGAATGCGTGATAGCTTGATCTCCTATAACTGGCCTGCTACTGCTCGGAGAAGGCGGTCTTGGGGAGCACCGCGTCCCTGACCTTCCTCATCTCCCTCCCCTTGCTCCTCCCCCTGCACGCCTCCGGCGGAGACGCCGGCGCGGACACCGTGCTCATCCGCTCCATCTTTCTCGCCAGCCACTCGTGCGGAGGCAGCATCTCCgctccatcctcctcctcctcctcaccgccgCCACGCCTCGACGAGCTGCCGGACGGAATGGCCACCGGCGCCGACGACCTTCCCTTGCTCATCGGCATCCTCGCTGTAGCAGCACGTAAGCCTTCGTCCTTGCTCACGGCCTTCTTGCCGTTGCCACCCCTCCTATTTCTCGGAGGAGGAGTGGTGAtgagcgccgccgcctccgtgcTGGCGGCCTGATCCTGCAGCACGTCCCACACCTCTCCCTCGTCGAACTCTTCTTCCAGCACTCCGGCCATGGATCTGATCACTATGCTAGATAGGACGAAGCTACCtgctagagagagaaagggagagggattTGTTGTTGAGTTGGTGAGTGCTGCTCTGAAGTTGCTGTGGAATTGCACTTGGCACAGGCCGGCCGGCACGTATATTTGTACTCACTCAGGCGACAGACCGGACAGTGCGCCGGGACAAAGTTGCGGTGGCCGCGCACCGACCAGCAGACCCACGGGTGGTTTCACCTTCGCCATCAATTAAATGCTTTGTTGCATTTTAGTGGTACACCAACAACTTACATGCGCATCCAAAGTTCGATAAACGCCAAAATCAGTGGAGAATTAGTGGTGCCTAAGCTACGCTTGTTTTTAGAGTGAGGCAAATGGTTTTCGTACGTAGTCAACGTAAGTGTCTAAAAATAAGTGAATTATATTGTCTCTTTTCCTAATCATCTAGGATCCGTTTGTTTTGGCTTCTGTTAGTTTCTAGCTGTGGTTTCTGACAAGCAAAAATAATCTTTACTattatagaaatctgagaagtcAGAAGCAAGTATGAATATGCTTATACTAGGAGCAGACTTCCGAAGAAGTCACAATATCGAGAGATGGTCCCTGATAATGAATTTGAGGTGTACCAGACGATAGACGTGTTGATCGATGTTTAATAATCCTGtgggataataaccctatatcatgtgtattttcttatagattgaatgaacttgttacagaatatcctcctgtcgaagattagttcccgacaatataTCCGTAAATTGATTAGATACTTTCAAGtatagggattaatcacgaggcAAGACAAACCATGTATACATGTTCggacctccgattggagtaataccctacgtcctgtgggagTGTTGCTGCcgtgtattgatgatctcgagtacaaggaatgtggctaagactattacaaggagttgattggatctaatctatcctaaGACTAAAGTTGTCAAGTAACTCCTCTGTTGATGCTTGcatctctctcttgttctcttgTGTGTTTCGTCGTGTCTTTCGTGTTGTTCTCCCCCTAGCCTTTCCACCTTATACAGGGGTGAGGtatcgactcctatccagccttAGTCGATAGGGATTTGTCTTCCTtaacgtccaagtagatagatctattttgaataCTGGTCATATcaagttgggtaaccaatctaaaccttcctggtatgtacttccttgacttcgggtgtatcaggtaccgttgattcggttccgtgatatctggagTTGTCGAATATGCATCGTATATactctgtatatatataatgtactccttatacgtatatactctatagttagatattcgacagtagccccctaactctaccccTGAGGAGAGGTTTTCATAAGCACCCACTCGAGTACTgtcaagtttaagcttggtcgagtaaaatGGATCAGGctcatagtcgaaagaattgagtatggacGGATCCTTCCtcaagtatcgagtggaagctcagtcgggtcgagCGTCCTGTGGCTAACCGCTCTctagacttgaagaaaaagatttaaaGGACTCAACTGATCAACACccgactctgagtagagttaaaaaaccttctGAAATTTGAAACGGCGAGTATAGGTGCATTTAATGCGGGCATAAgggcgtgcagagattcgcacatcGTCATCATTCCTCTTTTCGCACCAGTCGAAGCGTTGTAaaggtgggagtggttgaagaTGCGGTAACTTTTAGGTTATTTAACCGTAAGACCCGGGCTTGCAGTAGCCATTCCTCGTCATTGCCACCAGTCTTCTTGCACAAGCCTCTCAGCTTTCTCCGCCTCAGCACGCCCCACCTCCAGAAAgaagtttagatccatggatcccagcTCTTCCTCGATGATCCTGACTTCCTCCACGCCGGAGAAGCGGTCAGACGCAGCAGCCATCGGCACCTCGCCCGATCAGTATGATGAGGCGAGGTTCATGATTGAGGCTTGGACACCCTCGGCTATGCAAGGATCTCGGCTGGCGGAACTCGAAgcggaaggagtggtgccgccgTGCAGCCTAGTCGAGTGGAGGACAACATCgagtgagagattcccttcctgcaagatcgAGCATGAGTCTGTAGTTTTTTAGTCTTTCTTCCGTTGTGGTtttaacatccctccttccaagtttCTTTTCAATGTGCTTGATCGATATCAGATTGAActtcaccacctgaaccccaattccgtcaccatgttgagtgttttttttcatcttcatgaggctttccttggcatcgagcTAAGTTTCAATCTTTTTcagtatttttataaactaaagaggattaaagaaaataaatgtGTCGGGGGATGTAGTTTCCAGTTGAGGAGTGGAATGAAAAACCCGTATATCGTGGTCCCCCTATCTTCctcttggtcgaaggattggaagaaactttggttttacgtcTTCAATCCCAACCCGATTGGTTTTCCTTTAATGTATAGAGATCTTTTTCCCATACAAAATCTTTCTTGGACACAAGAGCATCGAGAGTCCAGCTACACTACCTACTACACCAATAGGATTGGCATGCTAAGACAATTTGGTCTaactgggtggcatgtggctaGAGACTTTATTAGTAAGAGATTGAGTCCCTTGAAGGCGCGAACACGCCTGTCTTGGGAgtacagtggggatgaggatgcttctaGGGATGCGgccggatgtaaggcttagttagcactttgcctTTTTCATTTTGCTATGATCTTCGAGCTTTGTCGAGtaaacctttcttctctttttcagccctgcctacactggatgttacCGTCCGGTTGAACAAGATTTTTTCTTACGGCGCACCGGAGTGTGGCATTCCGCCTTACTCCTTAGAGAATCCTCGAACAGacgtaaggattttcttaatggaacaGTAGAATTGGTTATTGTCTATTTGGTCTGACTTGTCTGTATGACTGTAGGCTCCAGTGTTCCGTCAAGAACATATCCTTTCGAGagaggtctttgatctcgatgGTGCTTCTTCCGTTGACACCATCGACAAGGGGAAAGATCAATCAATGAGGAGGCCAAGGGATCGAAGAGATCTCCCCTGTGTTCTCACCTGCTGCCTAATCCgagccctctcaagcgcaagcgaaggagccctCGGGTGTGCTGATCGAaattcttattatcttcttatttcctttcaaattatcaagtggATACTTGAATGCATTCAGGTTGGTTgagtggccttttgttagggaaCGATGAGCGTATCAGCccaatcacctcctcgagcaaccaCCACTCTCGATGACCTGGttgaaaaggtaactcttctcgagttattgattttatttcAGTCATTCTACTAATGACGAGTTTGCGTGGGTGGCTTTTTTAGGGGACATCTGGCGTGTCCTCGCAATCGCCAACTCGAGTGACTGTCATGCTtgatgactcgactagagaggtaatttcagttgaattatcgctctttagttggtcatactttcactcaatAATGAATTCTTATTATCTGGTTCTTTGTAGGCTACTGATGTCTTGGCTTtgcctggtccatgtgtaactcctcTACTGGCTCCGCCTGC
This region includes:
- the LOC133893697 gene encoding protein S40-5-like, whose product is MAGVLEEEFDEGEVWDVLQDQAASTEAAALITTPPPRNRRGGNGKKAVSKDEGLRAATARMPMSKGRSSAPVAIPSGSSSRRGGGEEEEEDGAEMLPPHEWLARKMERMSTVSAPASPPEACRGRSKGREMRKVRDAVLPKTAFSEQ